The following are from one region of the Acidobacteriota bacterium genome:
- the pseG gene encoding UDP-2,4-diacetamido-2,4,6-trideoxy-beta-L-altropyranose hydrolase produces the protein MNPGTLLIRADATPEMGSGHVMRCLALAQGWREAGGNVVFAMALSTPAVNRRLAEENCRIVEMSVPAGSSDDIAATREVLRVELPSWVVLDGYHFDSAYREAIGRAGVRCMIVDDNGGPGNFSAELVVNQNVHADAALYPQQGRHTWLLLGPRYAMLRREFADRAGSARKVPDVSRKLLVTMGGSDPNEFAPRLLPSLIEGLDREVEIVVVVGGSASGSNAMKIKASSLPARVRVMQDVRNMAELMVWADLAIAAAGTTCWELCCMGLPSIVVEAAENQRLLARTLDTIGSAVNAGPVQDIDCDALAELTGKLLRDPLRRSELSHRAKKLVDGHGVRRVVTLMTAKLKTRAAEARDCRVLFEWANDPVVRAASFTPDPIPWESHQRWFEGQLGNAGARIFLFEGESGQPVGQVRYQIEGRRATLSVNVDPSLRGQGLGAKVLLLGVEEFFNTTSVDMIDAFVKPSNERSLMLFRTAGFEEKGVSQLRGQDAVWFVLQRWGTSK, from the coding sequence ATGAATCCCGGCACACTTCTGATTCGAGCCGATGCCACTCCTGAAATGGGCAGTGGGCATGTGATGCGTTGCCTGGCACTGGCGCAGGGCTGGCGGGAAGCGGGAGGCAACGTCGTGTTTGCGATGGCGCTTTCAACTCCGGCCGTGAATCGAAGGCTAGCGGAAGAGAATTGCCGGATCGTGGAGATGTCAGTACCGGCCGGAAGTTCCGACGACATCGCAGCCACGCGGGAAGTTCTGCGAGTGGAATTGCCGTCGTGGGTTGTGCTGGACGGCTACCACTTCGACTCTGCATACCGGGAGGCGATTGGACGCGCAGGCGTGCGATGCATGATTGTCGACGACAATGGCGGCCCGGGAAATTTTTCCGCGGAATTGGTCGTGAATCAGAACGTGCATGCTGACGCAGCTCTCTATCCGCAACAGGGTCGGCATACGTGGCTATTGTTGGGGCCGCGCTATGCGATGTTAAGAAGAGAGTTTGCGGACCGGGCCGGATCGGCGCGAAAAGTTCCGGACGTGAGTAGAAAACTTCTGGTCACCATGGGAGGCAGCGATCCCAATGAATTTGCGCCGCGGCTGCTGCCGTCTCTCATTGAGGGACTCGATCGGGAAGTAGAAATCGTCGTCGTGGTGGGTGGCAGTGCCAGTGGTTCCAATGCAATGAAGATCAAGGCATCGTCCCTTCCGGCACGGGTGCGAGTGATGCAAGATGTGCGGAACATGGCAGAGTTGATGGTGTGGGCGGACCTGGCGATTGCGGCGGCCGGTACGACCTGCTGGGAATTGTGTTGCATGGGACTCCCGTCCATTGTGGTTGAGGCAGCCGAGAATCAGCGATTGCTTGCTCGAACTCTGGATACGATCGGGAGCGCCGTGAATGCGGGGCCGGTGCAGGACATCGACTGTGATGCTCTGGCCGAGCTGACTGGAAAATTGCTCCGCGATCCATTGCGCCGCAGCGAACTATCCCACAGAGCAAAGAAGCTGGTGGACGGGCATGGCGTCAGGCGCGTAGTGACGCTGATGACTGCAAAACTTAAAACTCGCGCGGCGGAAGCCCGCGATTGTCGTGTGCTGTTCGAATGGGCCAATGATCCGGTCGTTCGCGCGGCGTCATTCACTCCAGACCCGATCCCGTGGGAGAGCCATCAGCGTTGGTTTGAAGGTCAATTGGGAAATGCCGGTGCGCGTATCTTTCTCTTCGAGGGTGAATCGGGACAACCGGTGGGGCAGGTGCGCTACCAGATCGAGGGACGCCGTGCCACGTTGTCAGTCAACGTGGATCCGAGCCTGCGCGGCCAGGGGCTGGGAGCAAAGGTTCTCCTGCTGGGAGTCGAAGAATTTTTCAATACGACGTCTGTGGATATGATCGACGCTTTCGTGAAACCATCCAACGAACGTTCTCTCATGCTGTTTCGAACAGCTGGCTTCGAAGAGAAGGGCGTGAGCCAATTGCGCGGGCAGGATGCCGTGTGGTTTGTGTTGCAGCGATGGGGGACAAGCAAGTGA
- the pseI gene encoding pseudaminic acid synthase — translation MGDKQVSETIYIGGREIGAGCPVYIVAEVSANHNGRFEQAEKIVEAAKEAGADAVKLQTYTADTITIACDREPFQIGGGTLWDGKTLHELYQEACMPWEWQPKLKSAAEALGMQCFSSAFDSTAVTFLETLNVPAHKLASFELVDLALIQKMASTGKPLIMSTGMATLEEIEEAVTVARTAGAKQIALLKCTSAYPAPAEEMNLRTIPELARRFDVPVGLSDHTMGVAVPVAAVSLGACIIEKHLTLSRADGGPDSGFSLEPAEFKLMVEAVRTAERALGDVHFGVSEREARSRVFRRSLFVVRDLKAGEIFTEENVRSIRPGHGLHTRHLIEILGKRAAVDIVRGTPLRWDLVAEK, via the coding sequence ATGGGGGACAAGCAAGTGAGCGAGACGATTTACATCGGTGGTCGCGAGATTGGTGCCGGGTGCCCGGTATACATCGTCGCGGAGGTGTCTGCGAACCACAACGGCAGGTTCGAGCAGGCCGAGAAAATTGTTGAAGCTGCAAAGGAAGCGGGCGCGGACGCCGTCAAATTGCAAACCTACACCGCAGACACCATCACCATCGCTTGCGATCGCGAGCCCTTTCAAATTGGGGGCGGAACGCTGTGGGACGGCAAGACATTGCATGAGTTGTATCAGGAAGCCTGCATGCCGTGGGAATGGCAGCCGAAATTGAAGAGCGCCGCCGAAGCTTTGGGTATGCAGTGTTTTTCGAGCGCGTTTGATTCAACCGCCGTTACATTCCTGGAGACCCTGAACGTTCCCGCTCACAAATTGGCTTCGTTCGAACTGGTCGATTTGGCGCTCATTCAGAAAATGGCGTCCACAGGCAAACCGCTGATCATGTCCACGGGCATGGCCACTCTTGAGGAAATTGAAGAGGCCGTAACGGTTGCGCGCACTGCTGGTGCGAAGCAGATCGCTCTGCTGAAGTGCACGAGTGCCTATCCTGCGCCGGCGGAAGAAATGAATTTGCGGACGATTCCGGAACTGGCACGGCGGTTCGATGTTCCGGTGGGACTGTCGGATCACACGATGGGAGTCGCGGTTCCGGTCGCGGCGGTGAGTTTGGGCGCCTGCATCATCGAGAAGCACTTGACGCTTTCGAGGGCGGATGGAGGCCCGGATAGCGGATTCTCGCTGGAGCCGGCTGAATTCAAATTGATGGTGGAAGCGGTGCGCACGGCTGAACGAGCCCTGGGGGATGTTCATTTTGGTGTCAGTGAACGCGAAGCCCGCAGCCGCGTGTTCCGGCGCTCCCTGTTTGTCGTGCGCGACCTTAAGGCAGGCGAGATTTTTACGGAAGAAAATGTCCGCTCGATTCGTCCCGGCCACGGATTGCATACGCGCCACCTGATCGAGATCCTCGGCAAGAGAGCGGCCGTCGATATTGTGCGCGGCACTCCTTTGCGCTGGGATCTGGTGGCCGAAAAGTGA
- a CDS encoding polysaccharide deacetylase family protein, which translates to MIAVSSLLRRVVYPAMSRANLFSHRIGDGEVGVVTYHGILPAGCTQGASPIEGALLTATQFRQHLRFLKTRYHLISPDLFRAWLKDGASLPPRAVLLTCDDGLLNVLTDMIPILLEEGARCLFFVTGRSLEDRAECLWYEELYRMLDDAPANISVVVGAKTECKASWTSKDLSGIWWRLVQEYSVLNMNDRVNLLRSLRKEWHLADDWGRSEDELSARRYHLLTSRELKQLAAQGMTIGAHTLSHPLLSQMPAEFAEQEIRECKTRLESYLQQDVWALAYPFGHEGSAGAREMTMAETSGYDCAFLNCGGGVVQKASARFGLPRAHVSSQMSRSEVEAHLSGFHHSLQRGFRGDGGASLSNPGQGR; encoded by the coding sequence GTGATTGCGGTCAGTTCACTTCTGCGGCGCGTGGTCTATCCGGCGATGTCCCGCGCGAACCTGTTCTCGCATCGGATCGGCGATGGAGAGGTGGGCGTTGTCACGTATCACGGCATACTGCCGGCGGGTTGCACGCAGGGAGCGTCTCCGATCGAGGGCGCGCTGCTGACCGCCACGCAATTTCGGCAACATTTACGATTTCTGAAGACGCGTTACCATCTGATTTCACCGGATCTGTTTCGGGCGTGGCTGAAGGATGGTGCGTCGCTTCCGCCGCGCGCTGTGCTGCTGACTTGTGATGACGGACTGCTCAATGTCCTGACGGATATGATTCCCATTCTTCTGGAGGAAGGGGCACGGTGTCTTTTTTTTGTGACCGGCCGCTCACTCGAAGACCGGGCAGAGTGTCTGTGGTATGAAGAGCTCTATCGCATGCTCGATGACGCTCCTGCGAATATATCCGTCGTGGTCGGAGCGAAGACGGAATGCAAGGCTTCATGGACGTCGAAGGACTTATCCGGAATATGGTGGAGGCTGGTGCAGGAATATTCGGTCCTCAACATGAATGACCGCGTGAACTTGCTTCGCTCGTTGAGAAAGGAATGGCATCTCGCCGATGATTGGGGACGTTCTGAAGATGAGCTGTCGGCACGACGCTACCATTTGCTGACTAGCCGGGAATTGAAGCAACTTGCAGCCCAAGGAATGACCATAGGCGCACATACGCTGAGTCACCCTTTGCTGTCACAGATGCCTGCAGAATTTGCTGAACAGGAGATTCGCGAGTGCAAGACGCGCCTGGAGTCCTATTTGCAACAGGACGTCTGGGCACTGGCTTATCCTTTTGGACATGAAGGGTCGGCTGGTGCGCGAGAGATGACGATGGCCGAGACATCTGGATACGATTGTGCTTTCCTGAACTGTGGCGGTGGAGTGGTCCAGAAAGCGAGTGCCCGGTTTGGTTTGCCGCGTGCCCATGTGTCGTCGCAAATGAGCCGGTCCGAGGTGGAAGCTCATTTGTCGGGGTTTCACCACTCGCTCCAACGAGGTTTCCGCGGCGATGGTGGGGCAAGCTTATCCAATCCTGGGCAGGGTAGATGA
- a CDS encoding GNAT family N-acetyltransferase, producing MRLTWMNAVPEQPEIREQWNALVFQMETPEVFYTWEWMAAFTRAYQGSVQPWIAIAYEGDELVGIAALVRSSETEASFLAGTTADYCDFISRPEKRKELVAQVLREVQEAGVHTLLLANLPGDSATVAEIKGNKSFKSFLRTGYICAQVQMGSEEDRRVLSNTVLKKKMLRRSLNTLRRIGPVTLQHDTSAGSKKSVIERFCGTHVARFLATDRISNLVSAQRRNFLVELAQLLGDQGWFDLMVLRAGSWVLALNYGFRFHGSWFWYQPTIINKYEELSPGYCMLAKIVEDACRNPEARVVDLGLGAEGYKERFFNAERTTLYATLASSGKDLWKVRARYYAAQAVKHSPRLEASARRLEKAIRNIRKRVAEDGWASVLGWAGQRLQRSFASDDEVLFFQWGNGADDPAKRGGLVPITWEILSAAAMQYSEDQETLDYLLRSATRFRANQSRGYALLAADGVVQHFAWAGPYEGFAMAELGETLRAPSTTSVMIFDCWTPRALRGQGLYARAITQLAGLLSAEGKDVWIFSAAANQGSMAGIQKAGFQRQASHFRRKILWWAKTRQETTVVSARAA from the coding sequence ATGCGCCTGACCTGGATGAATGCTGTCCCAGAACAGCCGGAGATTCGCGAGCAGTGGAATGCCCTGGTTTTTCAAATGGAAACGCCCGAGGTCTTCTATACGTGGGAGTGGATGGCGGCATTCACGCGGGCGTACCAGGGCAGTGTTCAGCCCTGGATTGCAATCGCCTACGAGGGCGACGAACTTGTGGGCATCGCAGCGCTGGTCCGGTCGTCGGAAACGGAAGCATCCTTTCTGGCAGGGACTACTGCGGACTATTGCGATTTCATTTCGCGTCCGGAAAAGCGTAAGGAGTTGGTTGCTCAGGTACTGCGAGAAGTACAGGAAGCGGGCGTCCATACGCTGCTGCTTGCGAATCTCCCCGGAGACTCGGCGACCGTTGCTGAGATCAAGGGAAACAAATCGTTCAAGAGTTTTCTGCGGACGGGATACATTTGCGCGCAGGTTCAGATGGGGTCGGAGGAGGATCGCCGGGTTCTGAGCAACACGGTTCTGAAAAAGAAGATGCTGCGACGGTCTCTCAACACCCTGCGGCGAATCGGGCCGGTTACTTTGCAGCACGATACCAGCGCTGGATCAAAGAAGAGCGTGATCGAAAGATTTTGCGGCACACATGTGGCGCGTTTTCTGGCCACCGACCGGATCAGCAATCTGGTGAGCGCGCAACGCCGGAATTTTCTGGTTGAACTGGCGCAGCTGCTCGGGGATCAGGGCTGGTTTGACTTGATGGTGTTGCGGGCCGGCAGTTGGGTGCTCGCACTCAACTACGGATTTCGGTTCCACGGGAGTTGGTTCTGGTACCAACCCACCATCATCAACAAGTATGAGGAACTGTCTCCGGGGTATTGCATGCTGGCGAAGATTGTCGAGGACGCGTGCCGCAATCCCGAGGCTCGAGTAGTGGACCTCGGGTTGGGGGCGGAAGGCTACAAGGAACGCTTCTTCAATGCGGAGCGGACGACACTGTATGCGACGTTGGCGAGCAGTGGCAAAGATCTGTGGAAGGTAAGAGCCAGGTACTACGCGGCGCAAGCAGTCAAGCACTCGCCCCGCCTCGAAGCGTCCGCGCGGAGGTTGGAAAAGGCGATTCGAAACATCCGAAAGCGCGTTGCCGAGGATGGGTGGGCGAGCGTGCTCGGCTGGGCTGGACAACGATTGCAGAGGTCGTTCGCCAGCGACGATGAAGTTCTTTTTTTTCAGTGGGGCAACGGAGCCGACGATCCTGCTAAGCGCGGGGGATTGGTGCCGATTACATGGGAGATTTTGTCAGCGGCAGCAATGCAATATTCCGAAGACCAGGAGACGCTTGACTATCTGTTGCGATCGGCCACGCGCTTTCGCGCGAATCAGAGCCGTGGGTATGCATTGTTGGCAGCGGATGGAGTCGTTCAGCATTTCGCATGGGCCGGTCCCTACGAGGGATTTGCGATGGCCGAACTGGGAGAGACCCTGCGGGCGCCTTCCACGACCAGTGTCATGATCTTTGATTGCTGGACACCGCGCGCACTGCGTGGACAGGGACTATACGCTCGAGCGATCACGCAGTTGGCGGGACTTCTCTCCGCCGAAGGTAAGGATGTTTGGATCTTCAGCGCGGCAGCCAATCAGGGTTCCATGGCCGGAATCCAGAAGGCTGGGTTCCAAAGGCAAGCTTCTCACTTCAGGCGCAAGATTTTGTGGTGGGCGAAAACTCGGCAGGAAACCACGGTCGTATCAGCGCGGGCAGCCTGA
- a CDS encoding sulfatase has product MNARKSLILITVDCLRADHCGFAGYPQATTPFLDRLAQESFVFPKAIAVGVPTYYSFPGIMASRFPLALGREVVGIAPGEPTLASVLRSAGYRTAAYVAGNPYLASRSAYSQGFEVFRDHLFDETPRTSAQTTATVTAHGRLTALNLQIAEAAHRSRPLGKLYDALYFQYRLKFAAPKAQSFDRLRCFPPANVLVDEACEWLGSVGHQPFFLWIHFMDPHAPYYPVEEALSAMGEHISPDRGRYLNAAWVEMSAKAIRRYRAEIVRLHDAGIRWVDTQVERLVETLRRQSLRDSSVLALTADHGEEFLDHGGRLHFSSSAYQEMLQVPLLMRVPGARKVALSDAPFSQLHLAPTVLDAIGVSAPKEFQGRSYWSEMQHGGNWDHALSESIGSCTNPADASRRIGGRVLVVLDQRYKLVLDFDHHREELFDLVSDPRELHALPIDAYKPERARLLAILLRHVSSNVREANREMTLRARLHEIGLEWKHSKMDSKTLAS; this is encoded by the coding sequence GTGAACGCACGCAAGTCGCTCATCTTGATTACGGTGGACTGTCTGCGCGCCGACCACTGCGGATTCGCGGGATATCCGCAGGCAACGACGCCGTTTCTCGATCGTCTCGCGCAAGAGAGCTTTGTCTTTCCAAAGGCAATTGCGGTCGGCGTCCCCACTTATTATTCGTTTCCCGGAATCATGGCATCACGGTTTCCGCTGGCTCTGGGTCGTGAAGTCGTCGGCATTGCTCCGGGAGAGCCGACTCTGGCGAGTGTCTTGCGAAGCGCGGGATATCGGACGGCGGCTTATGTCGCAGGAAATCCCTATCTCGCGAGCCGGTCTGCATATAGTCAGGGATTCGAAGTCTTCCGTGATCATTTGTTCGATGAAACTCCACGGACGAGTGCTCAAACCACTGCAACCGTTACGGCCCATGGGCGTCTGACGGCTTTGAATCTACAGATCGCCGAAGCGGCACATCGGTCTCGCCCGCTCGGGAAGCTGTATGACGCGCTTTATTTTCAGTATCGACTGAAATTTGCAGCTCCAAAAGCGCAGAGTTTTGATCGTCTGCGATGTTTCCCACCGGCCAACGTGCTGGTTGATGAAGCATGCGAGTGGTTGGGATCCGTAGGGCACCAGCCGTTTTTTCTTTGGATTCACTTCATGGACCCGCACGCTCCTTATTACCCCGTTGAAGAAGCGCTGTCGGCGATGGGCGAGCACATCAGTCCCGATCGCGGGCGGTACCTGAATGCGGCATGGGTAGAGATGAGCGCCAAGGCGATCCGCAGGTATCGTGCGGAGATCGTGCGCTTGCACGACGCGGGAATTCGCTGGGTTGACACCCAGGTGGAGCGATTGGTTGAGACATTGCGCCGACAATCACTCCGGGACTCTTCCGTCCTGGCTCTAACCGCGGATCATGGCGAGGAATTTCTTGACCACGGGGGGCGCTTGCATTTTTCCTCCAGTGCGTATCAGGAGATGCTGCAGGTGCCGCTCCTGATGCGAGTGCCGGGCGCGCGGAAGGTTGCGCTGTCGGATGCTCCATTCAGTCAACTGCATCTGGCGCCGACGGTTCTGGATGCCATAGGCGTTTCCGCCCCCAAGGAGTTTCAAGGTCGCAGCTACTGGAGCGAAATGCAGCACGGGGGAAATTGGGATCATGCACTGTCGGAGTCGATCGGATCGTGTACGAATCCGGCGGACGCCAGCAGGCGCATCGGCGGCCGCGTTCTGGTAGTCCTGGACCAGCGATACAAACTCGTGCTGGACTTCGACCATCATCGAGAAGAGTTATTCGATCTGGTAAGCGATCCGCGCGAACTACACGCACTCCCTATCGACGCGTACAAGCCGGAGCGCGCGCGGTTGCTGGCCATTCTGTTGCGGCATGTTTCATCAAACGTGCGCGAGGCCAATCGGGAAATGACGCTGCGAGCCAGACTCCACGAGATTGGACTAGAATGGAAACACTCCAAAATGGATTCTAAAACTCTGGCGTCTTGA